CTATTTTTTCATTTAAAACTAATTATTTTTCAATTCTTCCTGTCCTGTAGATAATAATACAGATCTCCAAAGTGGACCTTTAGGATCAATCTTTTTTCTACCAAAATTAACAATTTCCATCGGAAGATGAACAAAGCTCTCATTCCATTTACCGATAATAAGTTTAGTTTTTCCAGCCATTGCAGCATGAACAGCATTTTCAGCTAAAAAACCACAATAAACAGAATCATTAGGACTTGCAGGTACAGACCTAATTATATAACTTGGATCAATATACTTAATATTAACTTCCATTTCTATTTTGTCAAAATATTGCTTTAATTTGTTTTTAAGATAAACCCCTATATCATTTAATATTCTGTTACCTGATGCATCATATTTAGCCTCTGCTCCTTCAAAAAATTTTTGTCCTGAACCTTCAGCAACAACTATTAATGCATGCCCTCTTTTCTTAAGTCTTTCTTCAACACTTTTAAAAAGTCCTTTAGGACCTTCTAAATCAAAATCAATTTCTGGAATAAGAACATAATTTACATCTTTTTGAGCTAGTGATGCTTGAGCTGCAATAAATCCTGAATCTCTTCCCATAACTTTAACTATTCCTATACCATTTGGAGCTCCTTTTGCTTCTGCATGAGCACATCTAATAGCTTCAACTGCAGATGAAAAAGCAGTTTCAAAGCCAAATGTTTTTGAAATAAATGGAATATCATTATCTATGGTTTTTGGAATACCTACCACAGAAATATTTAAACCTCTTTTCTCAATTTCTTCTACTATTTTAATAGCTCCTCTAATAGTACCATCCCCACCTATAGTAAAAAGAACATTTATTCCATAATATTCAAGAGCATCTACAATCTTTACAGCATCCGAATACCCCCTAGAAGAACCTAGAAAAGATCCTCCAAGATTATGAATATCTTGTACTACTGTTGGATTAAGTCTTATCGGACTAATTTTTTGATCCAAATTTAAACCTTTATAACCATATCTTATACCTATAATATCATAGACTTTATATTGATAATAAAGTTGCATTACTAATGATCTTATTACATTATTTAATCCTGGACATAGCCCACCACATGTTACAATTGCAGCAACAGTTTTTTCTGGTTCAAAATAGATTCTTTCTCTTGGACCAGCTTTCTCAAAAGTTATAATTGAATTAGAATTCTCTTTGATAACTTTTAATAACTCTTGATAATTTGTATTATAAATAATTCTATCATTGTCATCAACGAAATTAACATATTGAATAGGTGAAATATAAATTGGTTTACCTAGACTTTTTATTTTAAAATCTATTTTTGATAAATCAAATTGAATATTTTCAACTTCATGATTCATTTCAATTTCCCCCATAAATCAAAATTAATGCAAAAAATTCTATTTTATATAAATATTAAACCATTAATATGTTTTGTAAAAATATTTTTTATCTATTTTTTTCAATTTTATATTTTTTTAAATCCATAACCCAGGACATCATGCACTTCATTCACAATTATAAAAGCTTCTCTATCCATTTTCTTTACAAAATATTTTAACTTTTCAAGTTCTTTTAAATTAATAACTACATAAACTATTTTAAGCTCTTTTGAAGTAAAACCTCCTTCCCCATGTATAATAGTACAACCCCTATCTAATTCATTAAATATAAAACTCTTTATTTCTTCATATTTCTTTGAAATTATCATCACTCCTTTATTATAAGGTAAACCTTCTAGTACAATATCACAGACTTTTGAAGAAACAAATAAAGATAAGAATCCCCATAAAATAAGATTTCCATTTTTAAAAACAATTCCAACAAGAAAAATTATAAATGAATCAATAAACAAAAATGAAGTACCTGGTGAAATCCCAAGGTATTTTTTTAAAATTAGTGCAGGAATATCTGTTCCGCCAGTCGAACCATTAAACTTAAATACAAAACCAAGTCCTGCACCAAGTAATACTGATCCTGCAAGTACTCCAAGAAAATAATCACTTGTAAAAGAATAAGCTTTATCACCTATTTTATATAAAAATGGTAGAAAATAGTTTATTTTCAGTAAATTCATTGGAGAAAAAAGATCAGTAAATACAGATACAAAAAATATAGAAATAAGAGTTTTTATTCCAAACTCTTTTCCAAGAACTATAACTCCTATAATAAATAAGGGAATATTCATAATAAACATTGCAATACCTGGATTAATATTAAAAATATAATAGAAAAATTGAGATAAACCTCCAACACCTCCAGGAGATGCTTTAAAAGGTATTAAAAATATAGAGTAACCTATACCACATAATGCAGATCCAACTATAATTCCAAATAAATCTTTAAGAAAGTTTATAAACTTTCTATCCATAAAATTTATCCTTCTGTTTAGAGTTTAAGCTTAATTAAAAATTATATTTCAAACAAAAATGCAAACTAAAATAATTAGGGTTCAAAAAATACCTTTTTTAATATACCTAAAAAAATCTATCAAAAAAATTTAATTAATCAATTTTAGAGATCAATTTATAGATTATTTTTAATAAAATACTTTTACTTTATTGACTTCTTACAACTATTTCATCTGAGAAATCTGATTTTTGATAAACATAAGCATTATCAAGAGCTCTTACTGCAACATAATAATCTACATATGGTGGTAAAGTTAAAATTAAATAGTTCTCCTCAGTAAAAATAGGAGAAGGACCTTCTTTAGCATCATTTGAAACATAATATCTTGAACTTTTTCCATAGTAGACAAGATAACCTTTAATATCTGGCTCAATATTTTTATCCCAAATAATTTTAACTTGATTATTGCCTAAAATTTGATATCTTAAATTTTTTGGCTTTGCAGGAGGTAAATTTGGTTCTACTGAGTAAACAAAATCATATAATTGAGGTGTATAAGTTCCATTATATGAAGTATAAAAAACAAGTTTCCATTGAATATATTTCCCTATTAAAATAGTATCATTCCCAACAAGAACCCATGGTATTTTATAATCATCAGGAGAAAATACCTCTTCTGAACTTCTCGCAAATATATAAATTTTTGAATTATTTTCTTGAATGCCATCTATAATAAATTTTTTAAATTTTGAAGTATAATATTTATAATCTATAACTTTTGATATTAGTTCTCCTGGTTTTTCTATGTATTTACTTAGAGAAAATTCTTCATTATAAGAATTCGCAATATGAAATTCATCAAGGTTTCCAAATATATTATTTCCAATAATAAAATCATTTTTGATATATTCAGTAATCTTTCCATTTAGTAAAGTTCCATCCTCATACCCATTATTAGTAAGCCAATATATCTTTTCCTTCTTACCATTTTTCAAAAAAACCAATTTACCTGTAAAAGCATTGTATGAAATTGCTATATGTTGCCATTGAGCTATATCAAGATATATATTTGAATCTAATGTAAAAGATACAGGTTCCTCACCAATATAAAACAAATAAGCTATATCTAAAAAAATCTTGTTTTGTGAAATATATATTTTAAATCCTGCATAATCAATTTTATTATACTCTTTTATAAAACATGGGCCATAATATGATAGGATAATATTATTTTCGTAAATTGACTCTGGATAAAACCAGAAATCAATAGTAAAAGAAGATATATCTTTTCCAGAAGAAAAAATTGAATTTTTAGATGGAATTAATATTATTTTATGATTTTGTAATGAAAAATTTGCAGACGCTTTGCCATACTTCTTATTAATTCTGTCAGGAATATATGAAACATCTTTAACTCTATAATTTCCAATTATTTCAAATTCAAGTCGGTCTTCTTCATCAAAATGAATTATCAAGTCTGTATCTTCACTTTTTTCATAATAATTTTCTTTTAATCTATATGCTATCCTATTTTGATAAATAAATCTTTCTAAATTTCTAGCAATATAAACATTTGACCAATTATTTTCCTTCCCTTCTGAAATTATTCTATCAATAATTATAAATGATAAAAATAATATAAAAATCAAATAAAACAAAAAAACAAAATATTTAAAAATAAATTTTCTCTTTTTAATATTATTCATTCTAAATATTATCTATTTCAAATAATTATAATTTACTTTATTTTAGTTCATTTAAAAAATCAATAAACAAAATATATTCTTCTAATCTTTCAAAATTTTCTTCACCAACAACTAAATATGTTGATACTATTCTTAATAACTTAATATTAATTTCAAATTTTATTTTATTTTCTTTATCACTCTCCCCATTATCAATTTCGATAATTTCATTCTCTATTGTAATTTGTTCTAAGTCCTCCTCTTTAAACTGATTAAATTTATTTTCAAAATTTTCTGTAAAAAATGTAAATATCTTTATTCCTTTAAAAAATTTTTCTCCTTTTCTTTTAATTGATTCATAAAAAGAATTGTTATAATCAATTATATATCCTTCATTATCTATAATAATAATCGGTTGATTTATCATATCAATAAAAAATTTAACTTTCTTTTTTTCAAGAAAGATTCTCTCTTTTTTTAAATCATCAAACTTTTTCAAAATCTTCATAAAATAATTTAAATGTTTTCCTAAATCTCCAAACTCATCTCTCTCAGGAAATCTTTCTGACAAAATAATAGAATCCATATTTTGCATCTTTTTAAATTCTTCTATACATTTCTTGTAATGTTCCACACTTCTATATCTTATATAGTAATAGATTAATAATAATATAAAATCAAATAATAAGATATATAAACTTATATTTAAATATATAGAGCTATTTATTCCAATATAGGAAATATTTAGAAAAAAAAGAATAACTATTATAGAAGCACTTATGATAAAACAAAAAATATAAAACTCTGATTTTTTATAGAAATCCATAAAAGCCCCTTTTGTTATTCAAAAATAAAATCTAATATTTTTAGAAGATATGTTTCTTTTTTTTCATTATTTAATTTATTTTTTTGAAGTTGATATATTATTCCTTTAATATTTTCTTTTTTTAACTCTCCAATTTGCTCTCTAATATTAAAGAAAATACCATCAAATATTATATCTTCTTGAATTACTTTGAAGGAGGCAGAATTATTATTTCTGCCAAAGTATCTTATATTTTCAAGTTCTATAGGATAAGAATAAAATATAGGTTTTTGAAATTTTTCTCCAAAAGGCTCAAGTTGATTATACCATTTAAAAAAATTTTCATCAAATTCATCAAATGATATAAAACAATCATAAAAGTTATTTATCTTATAATCAATCTGTACATAATTTATTTCATTCTTTAATTCTTCTTTAAATTTATCATATAAATCAACCTTAATAGAAAAACCACATGCAGAATAATGCCCTCCAAAGTTTTCAAAATAATTTTTAAATCTATTTATAAACTCATAACCGTTTAAATATTCCATAGTTCTAAATGAACCAGAAATTTTATTTTTATTTATAATAATAACTATAACAGGTTTATTATAAAGATTAGCTAATCTTGAAGCAAGTAAACCTGAAAGTCCACTTTCAACATCGTTTACTTCAATAAAAATAATATTATCAATAGGCAATTTTATATTTTTATACTTATTAACAATCTCTTCTATCAATATTGTTCTTTTTAAGTTAAAATTTTTTAAATTCTCTAAGATATCTTTTACCTTATCTTTATCTTTATATAAAAATAAATCTATTAAAACTTCTCCCTTACCAAACCTTCCTGGTGAATTAAATAAAGGGCTTATTTTCCAGTTAATATCATCTGAATCAAAAGGATAAGATAAATTTTCTATTTCATTTACTAATAGATTAAAAACTTCAATTTTTTTTTCATTTAAACTATTTATACCACTACTTGTTATTATCCTATTTTCACCAATTAAAGGCATAATATCTGATATAGTTGCTATAGCAACATATGGAATAAGTTTATTTAAAAATCTTTCAATCTTACTATAATTTTCTCTTAATGCCACAAAAAAAAGATAGTATAATTTTTGTTCTTCAAAAAGATAGTCTTCCTTAAATATTTCTAAAATATTAATCTCTTTTTTAATAGTATAAAGATCATTAATATATTTTAACGATTTTTCTTTTTCTATATCTCTTTTTTTTATCAATTCATTAAAATAATTTTTCAAACTTTCATTAAAAAATATAAACTCAAAACCTTCATTAAGTTTATCCAAAAAAAAAGAGATAAGTTCTTCAAGATTAATTAATTGACCTATTTTGATAACTTCAGATTTTAATGCATCTTCAACATTTGTTAGATAATCTTTAATTTTTATATAATCATCAAAATTTAGAGTAAAACTATGTACTCTATCTATCTTAAGATTAACAATCTCAACTAAAAAAAAATTATACCAAAATTTCTTTTCACCTTTTATTTCATAAAGAACTTTTTTAACATTAAACAAAATGTATTTATTTGTATATACTCTAGTCACGGAAAAAAGAAGAGCTTCTATTAGTTTAAAAACTACTCCACAACCTGATAAAATTTCAAGAGAAGATATTTTTTCTACTCTTGGGTTCATTAACAAACAATTTTGTGGAAGTTTTTCTGGCGGATTATGGTGATCAGTTACTATTACTTCAATCCCTAAACTTCTTGCATAATTAATTTCTTCAACGGAAGAAATTCCATTATCTACGGTTATTATTAATTCAACTCCCTTTTCTTTAATCTGATTTATTTTTTTAATACTTAATCCATAAATATCCTCTTCATCTGGCATAAAAATCAAAGGATAACTCCCAAGAACAGATAATGTTTCTTTAAGTATATAAGAAGCTAAAACACCATCAATATCAGAATCTCCATATATTGCTATTTTTTTACCTTCATTTACAAAATATTTAATTTTTTCAATAATCTGCGTAATATTTCTAAAAATAAAAGGAGGATAAAGAAATTTGATATCTTTATTAAAAAATTTAAATAACTTTTCTTTACTATTAATATTTCTATTATAAAGAATTTTTAAAATTTTTTCAGGAATTTCAAGGTTTAAAGTCTCTATATCATCTAAAAACTTTTCAAAATTGTCATCATCATTTTTAAGTTCATACCAATTAATATTTTTAATTCCTTTTACTTCCATAAAATAAAATTTATAGATAAAAGAAATAAAATCAAGTAAAATCAAGTTAATAGATTTTCTGATGTTTCAGCAAGTTCGATTGCGATATCAGAGAAACTATTTATAAGTTTAGATAAATAATTAAATTTATCAAATAATCTATTACTTAATTCTCTATTATTTTTAACAACATCATAAAATTTATTAAAATTAATGTTAAAACTTTCAAAATTATTTTTCAATTCTTTACTTAAAACATTACCATTTTCAATTAAAATAATAATACTTTTAACATTTTCATTAATATTTGTTGACAAAATATTAGATTTTAATGCAAGATTTTTAACTTCATTTGCAACAACTTGGAACTCTTTAACAAAATCTCCTCCTCTTGAGGCTTCTATAGAAGCATTAAGTCCTAAAAGATTTGTTTGTTTAGATATATTTTCAATGTTTTCAGCAAAATCTTTAATATTTTTTAAGTTTACATATATTTGCTTAAATAATTCAAAAAACTCCATTAATTTCTTATCAATGTCATTTATCAAAGATATTTGATTTGCTATATTTTCTATTGATTTACCTTCATTTTCATAAACATAATTATTTGTAGTTATTATTTCTTCTAAATGAGCAGTAAATTGTGAAACAATACTTGATAATTCATTACTTAAGTCTTTTATCATTAGTGAATTTTTTTTGTAAATATTTGAATTTTCTTTTAATAATTCTGAGATAGATGTAATTTTTCCTATATATACTTCCATCTCTTTATTTTTATTATTTAAAAGTTTATTTTTTGCCGTTACATCTTTATAAATAGCTACTATTTCTATTAATAAATTTTTTGCTATTATGATAACCAAAAATTCAAACCCATATATCATAGTATAAAATTGAGGATATTTATCAGGCAAAGTAAAAACTAGTATATCATTTATCAACGAAAACATAAATAAAATAAGTGAAATCCTAAACTTTTTAAGATGTTCAAAGCTTTTTTTAAAGGAAAGATTCAAATAAAATATTATAAGATAAAAATAAGCTAAAAGACCTAATAATAATTCAAAATTATATATATTTTTTCTTAATCTATATTTATTAAAAAGTATAAGATCAATAACAAAACTGATGCAAAAAAATATTACTATTATTTTCATTACATTATTTAATTTAATATTAGAATACTCTTTTAAGAAGAAAAGAAGAAGGAGACCACATATATATAAACTTTTATAAATTATAAAGTAATTAAAACTTAAATAATCTATAGGTAAAAATATTAATATTTGATTTAATGAAAATATTCCAACTGAAAAAGAAAGCAGCGAGAAATATATTAAATCAAGTTTTTTTTCACTTAATCCAATAAATAAAAATACTATGAAAATCATTATTAAAAAAATCAATAAGAATTTTTTTAAATAAAAATTAAAAAAATTTAAAATAAATGCTTTATAATAAATAAGATCATAATGAGAAATTATTATTTCGTCAGTTAAACTCGCATTTGTCTTAACATATAAAACAATTTTTATATTTATTTTATTATTATTTGATAAATCAATAAGATAAAATGGAATCCTGTAATATTGATAATAATTAAAAGACGAAAAAATTATACCATTTCTTTTTCCAAATTCAGATATTTTAAAATCATTTATATATATTTCAGATGCATCTGAAAGTTTACCTATTGCTATTCCCAAATCAAAGTTTTCATTATTTAATTTTTCATTTTTATTTTTTATCACAAAATTTTTAATTTCATTTAAATCTAAATCTTTCTCTATTTCAAAAACACTATTTTTATATCCAGATAATGAAGAAAGATTAAAAGGAATATTAAAGTCTTTAGTAATGTCTGGTGTTTTATTTTTATAATCTATTGAAGGTTCATTCATTAAATAAACTTTAACCTTAAAATTATCCTTAATTTTATAAATCTCATAATCTCTTTTCAATTCAAAAAAATATGAGAAATAATTAAAAATAACACATATTATTAATACAAAAAAAAGTAATAGGGATATATAAATTAGAAATTTTAATTTTTTAGTTTCTTTAATTTTATTTATCAGACTTAATAAAAAAGTAGTTACAAGAATTTTTAAGTTTTTTTTCTTATTTAAATCTTTATCAATTTTACTCATAAATTTAAATTATTTAGCACTAAATTTAATTTTAATTAAATTTTGTTATATTTATTTTAATTTTAATTCTAATTTTATTTAATTTCTATATTAAAAAATTTTAATTGTTATTTTATCATTCTACTATTCTTCTCAGCAATTATAAAGAGGTCCTTAGAGTTTTCCTCTATATTTATAGAAATATTACTTATCTTAACAAGAGTTTCTATTAATTCATTTGTTGTCATTAAAAATTCTTTTAATGAAGAAGAATTATTCTTTAAAAATTCAAATAATTCACTGTAATTTAAATTAAAAATATTAAACTCATTTTCAAATTTATTAAGAGAATTAATAGAATTTTCTATTATATTTTCCATTAAAAATAATTTATCTTTAATTTCTTTTGAAAATTCAGATGATTTATTTGCAAGTTTTCTAATTTCATCAGAAACAACAGAAAAACCTTTTCCTTTTTCTTTTGCTTTTGAAGCTTCTATTGAAGAATTTAAAGATAATAGTGTTGTTTGCTCAACTATATTATCTATGGCTATTGTATTTTCAAGTATTAATTTATATTTAGTTTTAAGTTTATCGAAAATATCTCTTAGGCTAATAATTATCTTCTTTATGTTTTTTAATTTATTTTCAAGTTTTTGAGCTTCCTCAACAATTTCATTTTCCTTTACATTTATTATATTAATAAAATCATTAGCCTCTTTTAAATTTAAAAGAAAATCTTCATTGATACTTTTAAACTCCCTACTCAACTCTTTAAGCTTTGAAGATATTTTGTAATCCTTTTTAGCAATATTTGAAAGATTTTTAATATTAATAAAAAGTTCATTTCTCTTTTTAATCAAATCTCTCCTAAGATTATCAAGCTCCACTGAAAGAAGCTTTGAAGTATAAAAAGAATTTATGAGTAGAAAAATCATTTTTCTACCTAAAAGCAAAATAAATCCAATAAAACCATACACCATTAAATATTTTAAAGAAACAAATTCAGGATAAAATTTTTTAAGTACATCAGCAAATTGAAATGCTATCATATCATTTAAAAGACACAATACCAATATAGTCATAGCAAAAATGATATCTTTCAATTTAGAACTTTTATCTTTAATATATTCAAAAATATAATTAAAGTAAATATAAAGAAGAGCAGCAAATAAAATAAAGTTAAATATTTTATAAATATTTAATCTAATAAATCTATCATAGATAATTAAATCAATAAAAAACCCTATAGTGGCAAGAGTTATAAAAAATACAAT
The window above is part of the Spirochaetota bacterium genome. Proteins encoded here:
- a CDS encoding ATP-dependent 6-phosphofructokinase encodes the protein MNHEVENIQFDLSKIDFKIKSLGKPIYISPIQYVNFVDDNDRIIYNTNYQELLKVIKENSNSIITFEKAGPRERIYFEPEKTVAAIVTCGGLCPGLNNVIRSLVMQLYYQYKVYDIIGIRYGYKGLNLDQKISPIRLNPTVVQDIHNLGGSFLGSSRGYSDAVKIVDALEYYGINVLFTIGGDGTIRGAIKIVEEIEKRGLNISVVGIPKTIDNDIPFISKTFGFETAFSSAVEAIRCAHAEAKGAPNGIGIVKVMGRDSGFIAAQASLAQKDVNYVLIPEIDFDLEGPKGLFKSVEERLKKRGHALIVVAEGSGQKFFEGAEAKYDASGNRILNDIGVYLKNKLKQYFDKIEMEVNIKYIDPSYIIRSVPASPNDSVYCGFLAENAVHAAMAGKTKLIIGKWNESFVHLPMEIVNFGRKKIDPKGPLWRSVLLSTGQEELKNN
- a CDS encoding YitT family protein; this encodes MDRKFINFLKDLFGIIVGSALCGIGYSIFLIPFKASPGGVGGLSQFFYYIFNINPGIAMFIMNIPLFIIGVIVLGKEFGIKTLISIFFVSVFTDLFSPMNLLKINYFLPFLYKIGDKAYSFTSDYFLGVLAGSVLLGAGLGFVFKFNGSTGGTDIPALILKKYLGISPGTSFLFIDSFIIFLVGIVFKNGNLILWGFLSLFVSSKVCDIVLEGLPYNKGVMIISKKYEEIKSFIFNELDRGCTIIHGEGGFTSKELKIVYVVINLKELEKLKYFVKKMDREAFIIVNEVHDVLGYGFKKI
- the recJ gene encoding single-stranded-DNA-specific exonuclease RecJ; the encoded protein is MEVKGIKNINWYELKNDDDNFEKFLDDIETLNLEIPEKILKILYNRNINSKEKLFKFFNKDIKFLYPPFIFRNITQIIEKIKYFVNEGKKIAIYGDSDIDGVLASYILKETLSVLGSYPLIFMPDEEDIYGLSIKKINQIKEKGVELIITVDNGISSVEEINYARSLGIEVIVTDHHNPPEKLPQNCLLMNPRVEKISSLEILSGCGVVFKLIEALLFSVTRVYTNKYILFNVKKVLYEIKGEKKFWYNFFLVEIVNLKIDRVHSFTLNFDDYIKIKDYLTNVEDALKSEVIKIGQLINLEELISFFLDKLNEGFEFIFFNESLKNYFNELIKKRDIEKEKSLKYINDLYTIKKEINILEIFKEDYLFEEQKLYYLFFVALRENYSKIERFLNKLIPYVAIATISDIMPLIGENRIITSSGINSLNEKKIEVFNLLVNEIENLSYPFDSDDINWKISPLFNSPGRFGKGEVLIDLFLYKDKDKVKDILENLKNFNLKRTILIEEIVNKYKNIKLPIDNIIFIEVNDVESGLSGLLASRLANLYNKPVIVIIINKNKISGSFRTMEYLNGYEFINRFKNYFENFGGHYSACGFSIKVDLYDKFKEELKNEINYVQIDYKINNFYDCFISFDEFDENFFKWYNQLEPFGEKFQKPIFYSYPIELENIRYFGRNNNSASFKVIQEDIIFDGIFFNIREQIGELKKENIKGIIYQLQKNKLNNEKKETYLLKILDFIFE
- a CDS encoding methyl-accepting chemotaxis protein encodes the protein MSKIDKDLNKKKNLKILVTTFLLSLINKIKETKKLKFLIYISLLLFFVLIICVIFNYFSYFFELKRDYEIYKIKDNFKVKVYLMNEPSIDYKNKTPDITKDFNIPFNLSSLSGYKNSVFEIEKDLDLNEIKNFVIKNKNEKLNNENFDLGIAIGKLSDASEIYINDFKISEFGKRNGIIFSSFNYYQYYRIPFYLIDLSNNNKINIKIVLYVKTNASLTDEIIISHYDLIYYKAFILNFFNFYLKKFLLIFLIMIFIVFLFIGLSEKKLDLIYFSLLSFSVGIFSLNQILIFLPIDYLSFNYFIIYKSLYICGLLLLFFLKEYSNIKLNNVMKIIVIFFCISFVIDLILFNKYRLRKNIYNFELLLGLLAYFYLIIFYLNLSFKKSFEHLKKFRISLILFMFSLINDILVFTLPDKYPQFYTMIYGFEFLVIIIAKNLLIEIVAIYKDVTAKNKLLNNKNKEMEVYIGKITSISELLKENSNIYKKNSLMIKDLSNELSSIVSQFTAHLEEIITTNNYVYENEGKSIENIANQISLINDIDKKLMEFFELFKQIYVNLKNIKDFAENIENISKQTNLLGLNASIEASRGGDFVKEFQVVANEVKNLALKSNILSTNINENVKSIIILIENGNVLSKELKNNFESFNINFNKFYDVVKNNRELSNRLFDKFNYLSKLINSFSDIAIELAETSENLLT
- a CDS encoding methyl-accepting chemotaxis protein, which codes for MNKIIDNIKNQIYIFFDSKNLFHNLLLIFLIIYYALIFLSILFLLEGYISINKNYNKQVYDISQDWKIQIFESKDDNYSDFNLIVESNTNLPVYFESFAKMKVGKEVINGKAVITKTIEKDILTKFNDSQFIGIFIGKLIDSAEIWINNSKIAEYGKKGKYYFSCWNKNLDIKLPNLLKNGLNNINNIEIKIIVYYNPTGSVQDKFLIGDYYFIERVAKLNNFIDIDLKIILLIIILIFSFIFLYLGMKQNLTYYYYFSILSLEMVIFSITYIFDFLPIKRVFFNYLVEYKSLYLLFIMLIIFCQDYTERKYNKIIVFFITLATIGFFIDLIIYDRFIRLNIYKIFNFILFAALLYIYFNYIFEYIKDKSSKLKDIIFAMTILVLCLLNDMIAFQFADVLKKFYPEFVSLKYLMVYGFIGFILLLGRKMIFLLINSFYTSKLLSVELDNLRRDLIKKRNELFINIKNLSNIAKKDYKISSKLKELSREFKSINEDFLLNLKEANDFINIINVKENEIVEEAQKLENKLKNIKKIIISLRDIFDKLKTKYKLILENTIAIDNIVEQTTLLSLNSSIEASKAKEKGKGFSVVSDEIRKLANKSSEFSKEIKDKLFLMENIIENSINSLNKFENEFNIFNLNYSELFEFLKNNSSSLKEFLMTTNELIETLVKISNISINIEENSKDLFIIAEKNSRMIK